In Candidatus Hydrogenedens sp., the genomic window AGATTTGGGTCTTTCAATGCCCGTTTTGGGTCGAATGTCTCCACAGGGATGTCTGTAGCATAGTCACCTGTGTCAAAGTTTACAAGTCTTACATCGATGTTCTCTTTGAATTTGCTCTGTATCCCTTCGCGGGACAATCTTTCCGAAGGACTAACCAGACCTGACACAAGCAATATTTTATGTTGTCGGTCTAAAATCTGGTTGATTTGTTGCCGTTCTTTTAATCCGACTGCCGCACTTGCCACAAGGATGGAACATATTCCACAAAGGACAGTCGTAAAAATAACTGTATAAAGACTTCCTTCACGCTGCATGGCGCGTCAATCTCCTTTTAATGTTCGATTGCATTACAAAGTAATCTGTTAATGGAGCAAAAACATTGGCAAATAAGATAACCAACATGGTTACTTCCGGATATGCAGGGTTCACCGTTCGTAATAAAACTACAAAGGAACCTATAAACAAACCATAAATCCAGCGACCGGTATCTGTAAATGGTGAAGAAACAGGGTCCGTAGCCATAAATACACCACCGAACGCTAATCCTCCGACAACCCAATGCCAGAGCGGTCCTGCCTGAAAAGCAGGATTCGCGGGAGAATGATAAAAACTTAGCAGAAGTGCCATAATACCCGAACCTAAAAAGACCCCCACAATTGTACGCCATGAACCGACACCGGTATAAATTAAAATCAAAGCACCAATCAAACATGCAATTACAGATGTTTCACCCATAGAGCCCGGTTCTAATCCAATGACCGATTCTAACCAGCTGGTGTTCCCATCGTGTAGATTAATGGAAAATGCACTTACACTCTGCAGTGCCTCAACTCCTTTGTCTTTCATCACGGCGAGACATGTTGCACCACTGTATCCGTCAACGGCAACCCATACTTTATCACCGCTAATCTGTGCTGGATAAGCAAAATACAAAAAAGCACGAGCAGTAAGGGCTGGGTTCAATATGTTCATTCCCACACCCCCAAATATTTCTTTACCTATCACCACACCAAAGATAATGCCGATTGCTACCTGCCATAATGGTATCTGCGGAGGAAGTATTAGTGGAAACAAAAGACTGGTGACCAGAAATCCTTCACTAATCTCGTGTTTACGAACGATTGCAAAAATAACTTCACAAATACCACCACAGGCTAATGTAACAATATAGACAGGAAAGAAATACAACGCCCCGTAAATGATACATGAAATCACGCTTCCTGCATTGAAACTCAATCCCAATGCACGGAATATCCCTGCTCTCCAGCCTGGTACCTGTTCTGGAGATAACCCCATACGTTCAATACCCAGAAATGCTTGTAAGCCTGTATTATATAGAGCCATGATTACACACGGGATTAATGCAATTACAACGGTTATCATAAGCCGTTTTAAGTCGATAGCATCTCGCACATGAGGTGCTCCTCTGGTTACAGTTCCCGGTGTATAAAGAAAGGTGTCGTTCGCTTCCCACAGAGGATAAAGCCACGATAATTTTCCTCCGGGTTCAAACATTTTTCCCTGATGGTCTAAAATATTTCGAAGCCATTTCATATATTTATCCTTCCTTCTCAATCAACTCTAAATTTCTTCTCAACATCGGACCGAAATCATTTTTACCCGGACAAACAAAACTACACAGGGCAAGGTCTTCTTCCTCAAGCTCAAGACATCCCAACTGCT contains:
- a CDS encoding NADH:ubiquinone reductase (Na(+)-transporting) subunit B — encoded protein: MKWLRNILDHQGKMFEPGGKLSWLYPLWEANDTFLYTPGTVTRGAPHVRDAIDLKRLMITVVIALIPCVIMALYNTGLQAFLGIERMGLSPEQVPGWRAGIFRALGLSFNAGSVISCIIYGALYFFPVYIVTLACGGICEVIFAIVRKHEISEGFLVTSLLFPLILPPQIPLWQVAIGIIFGVVIGKEIFGGVGMNILNPALTARAFLYFAYPAQISGDKVWVAVDGYSGATCLAVMKDKGVEALQSVSAFSINLHDGNTSWLESVIGLEPGSMGETSVIACLIGALILIYTGVGSWRTIVGVFLGSGIMALLLSFYHSPANPAFQAGPLWHWVVGGLAFGGVFMATDPVSSPFTDTGRWIYGLFIGSFVVLLRTVNPAYPEVTMLVILFANVFAPLTDYFVMQSNIKRRLTRHAA